The Sphingosinicella humi genome has a window encoding:
- a CDS encoding DNA methyltransferase has protein sequence MTNRLYYADNLDALREHVADESVDLVYLDPPFNSNANYNILFKSPAGLAADSQIEAFEDSWHWNNAAEDAFEQVMRSGYARAFDLLRAMRTFLGENDMMAYLSMMAIRLIELHRVLKPTGSLYLHCDPTASHYLKLLLDGVFGPENYLNEITWKRTTAHNDAGKFGRNTDIILFYSKGPNRVWNPIYSAYSEDYIARFRNRDPDGRLWMDDNLTAKGLSGGGYTYEYKGCTSLWRVPPDTMRRLDGENRLHFTRAGGIRLKRYLDEAKGLPLQALWDDIPPINSRAQERLGYPTQKPLALLERIIAASSNEGDLVLDPFCGCGTAVHAAEKLGRRWIGIDVTHLAISLIERRMRDAFPDCAFTVEGTPKDLASALDLARRDKYQFQWWAVARVDGIPLDGKKKGADGGVDGVIYFKPDGKRTEKALVSVKGGTHVGVQMIRDLHSAMEREKAPIGVFITAALPTGPMLREAAAVGRFTDEWGRGWPRLQILTLAELFRGARPALPFVDPLIALRRARREETTRQESML, from the coding sequence GTGACGAACCGGCTTTACTATGCCGACAATCTCGACGCACTGCGCGAGCATGTGGCGGACGAGAGCGTCGATCTCGTCTATCTCGACCCCCCATTCAATTCGAACGCCAACTACAACATCCTCTTCAAGTCGCCCGCCGGTCTCGCCGCCGACAGCCAGATCGAGGCGTTCGAGGATAGCTGGCATTGGAACAACGCCGCCGAGGACGCCTTCGAACAGGTGATGCGCTCGGGCTATGCGCGCGCCTTCGATCTTCTGCGCGCAATGCGGACCTTTCTCGGCGAGAACGACATGATGGCCTATCTCTCGATGATGGCGATCCGGCTCATCGAGCTCCACCGCGTGCTGAAGCCCACCGGCAGCCTCTACCTCCACTGCGATCCCACGGCTTCGCACTATCTGAAGCTGCTGCTCGACGGGGTGTTCGGGCCGGAAAATTACCTCAACGAGATAACTTGGAAGCGCACCACGGCTCATAACGATGCCGGCAAGTTCGGCCGCAACACCGACATCATCCTCTTCTATTCCAAGGGACCGAACCGGGTCTGGAATCCCATCTACAGCGCCTATAGCGAAGATTACATCGCCCGCTTTCGCAATCGAGATCCCGACGGCCGCCTCTGGATGGACGACAATCTCACCGCCAAGGGCTTGTCGGGCGGCGGTTACACCTATGAATATAAAGGCTGCACGTCACTGTGGCGGGTCCCGCCCGACACCATGCGTCGTCTCGACGGAGAGAACCGCCTACACTTCACTCGCGCCGGCGGCATAAGGCTGAAACGCTATCTGGACGAGGCTAAGGGTCTGCCGCTCCAGGCGCTGTGGGACGACATCCCGCCGATCAACTCAAGGGCGCAGGAACGGCTCGGCTATCCGACCCAGAAGCCGCTGGCGTTGCTCGAGCGCATCATCGCCGCCTCCTCGAACGAAGGCGATCTGGTGCTCGATCCCTTCTGCGGCTGCGGCACCGCCGTCCACGCCGCCGAGAAGCTCGGCCGTCGCTGGATCGGGATCGACGTCACCCATCTCGCCATTTCGCTGATCGAGCGCCGCATGAGGGACGCCTTCCCCGATTGCGCGTTCACCGTCGAGGGCACACCCAAGGATCTCGCCTCCGCCCTCGATCTCGCCCGGCGCGACAAATATCAGTTCCAATGGTGGGCGGTGGCGCGCGTCGACGGCATTCCGCTCGACGGCAAGAAGAAGGGCGCGGACGGCGGCGTCGACGGCGTCATCTATTTCAAGCCCGACGGCAAGCGCACCGAGAAGGCGCTCGTCTCGGTGAAGGGCGGCACCCATGTCGGCGTGCAGATGATCCGCGATCTCCACAGCGCTATGGAGCGCGAGAAGGCGCCGATCGGCGTCTTCATCACCGCCGCGCTCCCGACCGGCCCGATGCTGCGCGAGGCAGCGGCGGTCGGCCGCTTCACCGACGAATGGGGACGAGGCTGGCCCCGCCTTCAGATCCTCACCCTGGCCGAGCTCTTCCGCGGCGCACGCCCTGCCCTGCCTTTCGTCGACCCCCTGATCGCCCTCCGCCGCGCGAGACGCGAGGAGACGACCCGGCAGGAGAGCATGCTTTAG
- a CDS encoding class I SAM-dependent methyltransferase: MRMKALMMAMALALPTMGVEAAPADVAAAVAATDRPAEAVKLDESRRPAEVLTFLGLEKGEDALDLFTGTGYYAEIMGRAVGPEGSVVAWEPANFYDEKAKETLAAVTARVPNVRVHVAPATAPALPENSFDFAMLHLNYHDAYWESEKYKFPRLDPAAFLGAIHAAMKPGGTVGVIDHVATPGGDTREVVEALHRIDPAVIRADFERAGFVFDGESDLLRNPDDDHAKSVFDPAVRGKTDRVVYRFRKPAA, translated from the coding sequence ATGAGGATGAAGGCTTTGATGATGGCGATGGCGCTCGCGCTGCCGACAATGGGGGTCGAGGCGGCTCCGGCGGATGTCGCGGCGGCGGTGGCGGCAACGGACCGCCCGGCCGAGGCGGTGAAGCTCGACGAGAGCCGTCGGCCGGCCGAGGTGCTGACCTTCCTCGGCCTGGAGAAGGGTGAGGACGCCTTGGACCTGTTCACCGGCACCGGCTATTATGCCGAGATCATGGGCCGCGCGGTTGGGCCCGAGGGCAGCGTCGTCGCCTGGGAGCCGGCCAATTTCTACGACGAGAAGGCCAAGGAGACGCTTGCCGCCGTCACGGCCCGCGTGCCCAATGTGCGGGTTCACGTCGCGCCGGCGACCGCCCCCGCTTTGCCGGAAAACAGCTTCGACTTCGCGATGCTCCACCTCAACTATCACGACGCCTATTGGGAGAGCGAGAAGTACAAGTTCCCGCGGCTGGATCCGGCGGCCTTCCTCGGTGCCATTCACGCCGCGATGAAGCCCGGCGGGACCGTCGGCGTCATCGATCATGTCGCGACGCCGGGCGGCGACACGCGCGAAGTGGTGGAGGCGCTGCATCGGATCGATCCGGCGGTGATCCGCGCCGATTTCGAACGGGCCGGGTTCGTGTTCGACGGCGAGAGCGACCTGCTTCGCAACCCCGATGACGATCACGCCAAGTCGGTGTTCGATCCCGCCGTGCGCGGCAAGACCGATCGCGTGGTCTATCGCTTCCGCAAGCCCGCCGCCTGA
- a CDS encoding DUF2218 domain-containing protein — protein sequence MDKATARVPTAHGGKYIQQLCKHWSHKLQVEWTPASAVVRFERAVATMTADADALDVRIEAEDSETLARMKAVVASHLDRFAFREAPLAFDWRTGP from the coding sequence ATGGATAAGGCGACGGCGCGCGTGCCGACCGCCCATGGCGGCAAATATATCCAGCAGCTCTGCAAGCATTGGAGTCACAAGCTGCAAGTTGAATGGACGCCGGCCAGCGCTGTCGTCCGGTTCGAGCGCGCCGTCGCCACGATGACGGCCGATGCCGACGCGCTCGACGTCCGGATCGAGGCGGAGGATTCGGAAACCCTGGCGCGGATGAAGGCGGTCGTCGCCTCCCATCTCGACCGCTTCGCCTTCCGCGAGGCCCCGCTCGCCTTCGATTGGCGGACGGGGCCTTAA
- a CDS encoding YceI family protein gives MRKIALALAAAAVAVAAPHAIAQQQPTTETPAVAAQQDVRGGAYTLDKSHAKIIWSASHFGFSTYYGEFTDFDAKLNLDPANPANSKLSVTVQTDSVDGHNEALEKHLESADFFNVEKFPTATFVSTSVVPTGATTADVTGDFTLLGVTKPLTLKVTFNKAGENMAGTYVAGFSAEGAVKRSDFGMNYAVPGVSDEVKLTISGEFNPVA, from the coding sequence ATGCGCAAGATCGCCCTCGCCCTCGCGGCCGCCGCCGTTGCCGTCGCCGCCCCCCATGCCATCGCCCAGCAGCAGCCCACGACGGAAACGCCGGCCGTCGCCGCCCAGCAGGATGTCCGCGGCGGCGCCTATACGCTCGACAAGAGTCACGCGAAGATCATCTGGTCGGCATCGCATTTCGGCTTTTCGACCTATTATGGCGAGTTCACCGACTTCGATGCCAAGCTGAACCTCGACCCCGCTAATCCGGCGAACAGCAAGCTGTCGGTGACCGTGCAGACGGACTCGGTCGACGGCCACAACGAGGCGCTCGAGAAGCACCTCGAGAGCGCCGACTTCTTCAACGTCGAGAAATTCCCGACCGCGACCTTCGTCTCCACCTCGGTCGTCCCGACCGGCGCCACCACCGCCGACGTCACCGGCGACTTCACCCTGCTGGGCGTGACCAAGCCGCTGACGCTCAAGGTCACCTTCAACAAGGCCGGCGAGAATATGGCCGGAACCTATGTCGCCGGCTTCTCGGCCGAAGGCGCCGTCAAGCGCAGCGACTTCGGGATGAACTATGCCGTCCCCGGCGTCAGCGACGAGGTCAAGCTGACGATCAGCGGCGAGTTCAATCCGGTCGCCTGA
- a CDS encoding PRC-barrel domain-containing protein → MAEQMAEPRTDMLDYAHELISSRRVEGTPVYNRKDERLGSIHSVMIEKRSGKVAYAVMSFGGFLGMREHVHPVPWEMLTYDVDLDAYVVDLTREQLTNAPTMRLDEADRPRSREYDEEVSGYYGTMPWWGL, encoded by the coding sequence ATGGCCGAACAGATGGCAGAACCGCGCACCGACATGTTGGATTATGCGCACGAGCTGATCTCATCGCGGCGGGTCGAGGGGACTCCGGTTTACAACCGGAAGGACGAGCGGCTGGGGTCGATCCACTCGGTGATGATCGAAAAGAGGAGCGGCAAGGTCGCCTATGCGGTGATGTCGTTCGGAGGCTTCCTCGGCATGCGTGAGCATGTCCATCCGGTGCCTTGGGAAATGCTGACCTACGATGTCGATTTGGACGCCTATGTCGTCGATTTGACTCGCGAGCAGCTCACCAACGCGCCGACGATGCGGCTGGATGAAGCCGACCGACCGCGCAGCCGCGAATATGACGAGGAAGTTTCGGGCTATTACGGCACGATGCCCTGGTGGGGGCTGTAA
- a CDS encoding antibiotic biosynthesis monooxygenase family protein: MFVAVYWWRVHAGKEDQFREAWRRGTEAITRLYGSYGSRLHQDRDGRFVGVAEWPDEASWQRAFDARMAYDDPEARAMWLDAIAEAPREPAFTMTVTDDLLTRRA; the protein is encoded by the coding sequence GTGTTCGTCGCCGTCTATTGGTGGCGCGTGCATGCCGGCAAGGAAGATCAGTTCCGCGAAGCTTGGCGTCGCGGCACGGAGGCGATCACGCGCCTCTACGGGAGCTATGGCTCACGGCTGCACCAGGATCGCGACGGACGTTTCGTCGGCGTTGCCGAATGGCCGGACGAGGCCAGCTGGCAGAGGGCCTTCGACGCCAGGATGGCGTATGACGACCCGGAAGCGCGGGCGATGTGGCTCGACGCCATCGCTGAGGCGCCGCGCGAGCCTGCTTTCACCATGACCGTCACCGACGACCTGCTGACGCGGCGGGCCTGA
- a CDS encoding O-acetyl-ADP-ribose deacetylase: MTIWRAIQADITTLAVDAIVNAANSSLLGGGGVDGAIHRAAGPGLLEECRTLGGCPVGEARLTRGYALPARHVIHTVGPVWRGGASREAGKLAACYRSSLGVAEAHGLRTIAFPAISTGVYGYPIDRAAGIAAATVDDVIRRNPDLFEEILFVCFSAPDQAVYAAAIEAAAGA; this comes from the coding sequence ATGACGATTTGGCGCGCGATCCAGGCCGACATCACCACGCTTGCCGTCGATGCCATCGTCAATGCCGCGAACAGCTCGCTGCTCGGCGGCGGCGGCGTCGACGGCGCCATTCATCGGGCTGCCGGACCAGGGCTGCTGGAGGAATGCCGGACCCTCGGCGGCTGCCCGGTGGGCGAGGCGCGGTTGACCCGCGGCTACGCCCTCCCCGCGCGCCACGTCATCCACACCGTCGGCCCGGTCTGGCGCGGCGGGGCGAGCCGCGAGGCCGGCAAGCTCGCCGCCTGCTACAGGAGCAGCCTCGGCGTCGCCGAAGCGCACGGCCTTCGCACCATCGCCTTCCCCGCCATCTCGACCGGCGTCTACGGCTATCCGATCGACCGGGCGGCCGGCATCGCCGCCGCCACCGTCGACGACGTGATCCGCCGCAATCCCGATCTTTTCGAGGAAATCCTCTTCGTCTGCTTCAGCGCACCCGACCAGGCCGTCTATGCCGCCGCCATCGAGGCCGCTGCCGGCGCCTGA
- a CDS encoding cell wall hydrolase, whose amino-acid sequence MASIRKRRRQDRSRREWLALALLVPAASCVPETARLQSPGSMAGVSLELPPAVPVAAPSALPSRLELLPAATSIPFRAASSVDGMRALDCLAEAIYYEARSEAEEGQRAVAQVVLNRVRHPDYPKSICGVVYQGPMKTGPGCQFTFTCDGSLVHRPTGIAWARARHIAAEAIAGRIFAPVGHSTHYHTLSVYPGWAPALTRTAVIGSHIFYRRPGAIDAPSAFTQIYSGREPGPAARIRYAAAPAFVPNARDAETFTPIAPAPAPVVTATDRLPQSRVRPEYENSGRWKDAPADIH is encoded by the coding sequence ATGGCATCCATCCGGAAGCGCAGAAGGCAGGACCGGTCGCGGCGCGAATGGCTTGCGCTCGCGCTGCTGGTGCCGGCGGCGTCCTGCGTTCCCGAAACGGCGCGCCTTCAGTCCCCCGGGTCGATGGCAGGCGTCTCCCTAGAGCTGCCACCGGCAGTCCCGGTCGCAGCGCCCTCCGCCCTTCCCTCCCGGCTGGAGCTCCTCCCCGCCGCGACCTCCATCCCGTTCCGGGCGGCGAGCAGCGTCGACGGCATGCGCGCCCTCGATTGTCTCGCCGAAGCCATCTATTACGAAGCGCGTTCGGAGGCGGAGGAAGGGCAGCGCGCCGTGGCACAGGTCGTGCTCAACCGCGTCCGCCATCCCGACTATCCGAAGAGCATCTGCGGCGTCGTCTATCAGGGACCGATGAAGACCGGTCCCGGCTGCCAGTTCACCTTCACCTGCGACGGCTCGCTCGTCCATCGTCCGACCGGGATTGCCTGGGCCCGCGCCCGCCACATTGCCGCCGAGGCGATTGCCGGCCGAATATTCGCCCCCGTCGGCCATTCCACCCACTATCACACGCTCAGCGTCTACCCCGGCTGGGCGCCGGCGCTGACGAGGACGGCGGTGATCGGGTCCCATATCTTCTATCGCCGGCCGGGCGCGATCGACGCGCCGAGCGCCTTCACCCAAATCTATTCTGGCCGTGAGCCGGGGCCCGCCGCGCGCATCCGCTATGCCGCCGCGCCGGCCTTCGTGCCGAACGCGCGAGACGCGGAGACATTCACGCCCATCGCCCCGGCACCCGCCCCGGTCGTCACGGCGACGGACCGCCTCCCCCAGTCGCGGGTGCGTCCTGAATATGAAAATAGCGGTCGCTGGAAGGACGCCCCCGCCGACATTCACTGA
- a CDS encoding L,D-transpeptidase family protein: MRIPLLTASLAALLTATACSDHADPVEAKTAELAVAPDDVSAEDLRGAVTDERVARFYEARQWEPVWTVERAETLVAALHDARRHGMDDTRFRKEVAAADNPAAKEAALTFAAITYADALANGLVDPTELREIYTVPRPRGDVVAGLTQAIAAEQLEPWLASLAPQDAEYKALSEAFLSYSQRAAQDKAQPIPAGEAIGQGDSDPRVPAIAAALRANGYLGEAPEEPPAKPSLFAPAMAAAVKRLQEDYGLEADGVVGPSTLERLNTGAAERARILAINLERRRWLDRAPPATRIDVNTAAAELDYWHDGTPVHRTRVVVGQPGWETPQLGSPIVRLVANPNWTVPKSIAEEEIIPKGPGYMAANDMVWRDGWIVQRSGPESALGLVKFDMDNPHAIYLHDTPAKSLFEQEERHASHGCVRVHDAVGFARMVAERQGKLGEFDKAMTGREESFVELPKPIPVRLIYQTAFVGPGGRVLFRPDAYGWDEDLARALGLEVRQRGPAPVHVSLPGP, from the coding sequence ATGCGTATCCCACTATTGACTGCCTCATTGGCGGCGTTGCTGACCGCGACGGCCTGCAGCGACCATGCCGATCCCGTCGAGGCCAAGACGGCCGAGCTCGCGGTCGCGCCCGACGATGTGAGCGCCGAGGATTTGCGCGGCGCCGTCACCGACGAGCGGGTGGCCCGCTTCTACGAGGCGCGGCAGTGGGAGCCGGTCTGGACGGTGGAGCGGGCCGAGACGCTGGTCGCGGCGCTCCACGACGCCCGCCGCCACGGGATGGACGACACCCGCTTCCGCAAGGAAGTCGCGGCCGCCGACAACCCGGCCGCCAAAGAGGCGGCGCTGACCTTCGCCGCCATCACCTATGCCGATGCCCTCGCCAACGGCCTCGTCGACCCGACCGAGCTGCGCGAGATCTACACGGTGCCGCGGCCGCGCGGGGACGTGGTGGCGGGGCTCACCCAAGCGATCGCCGCCGAGCAGCTCGAGCCCTGGCTGGCGAGCCTGGCGCCGCAGGATGCGGAGTATAAGGCGCTGTCGGAGGCCTTCCTGAGCTATTCGCAGCGCGCGGCCCAGGACAAGGCGCAGCCCATCCCCGCCGGCGAGGCGATCGGGCAGGGCGACAGCGACCCGCGCGTTCCGGCCATCGCCGCGGCGCTCCGGGCCAATGGCTATCTCGGCGAGGCGCCGGAGGAGCCACCCGCCAAACCCAGTCTCTTCGCGCCGGCCATGGCCGCGGCCGTCAAGCGGCTGCAGGAGGATTATGGGCTGGAGGCGGACGGGGTGGTCGGCCCCTCGACCCTGGAGAGGCTCAACACCGGCGCGGCGGAGCGGGCCCGCATCCTCGCCATCAATCTGGAGCGGCGGCGCTGGCTCGATCGGGCGCCGCCGGCGACCCGCATCGACGTCAACACGGCCGCGGCCGAGCTCGATTACTGGCACGACGGCACCCCTGTGCACCGGACGCGGGTCGTGGTCGGACAGCCGGGATGGGAGACGCCCCAGCTCGGATCGCCGATCGTCCGGCTCGTCGCCAATCCCAACTGGACGGTCCCCAAATCGATTGCCGAGGAGGAGATCATCCCCAAGGGTCCCGGCTATATGGCGGCGAACGACATGGTCTGGCGCGACGGTTGGATCGTCCAGCGGTCGGGACCGGAATCGGCGCTCGGTCTCGTCAAGTTCGACATGGACAATCCGCACGCCATCTACCTGCACGACACCCCGGCCAAGTCGCTGTTCGAGCAGGAGGAGCGCCACGCCAGCCATGGCTGCGTCCGGGTGCATGACGCGGTCGGGTTCGCGCGGATGGTGGCCGAGCGCCAAGGCAAGCTCGGCGAATTCGACAAGGCGATGACCGGGCGGGAGGAGAGCTTCGTCGAACTGCCGAAGCCGATCCCGGTGCGGCTCATCTATCAGACGGCCTTCGTCGGGCCGGGCGGGCGGGTGCTGTTCCGGCCCGACGCCTATGGCTGGGACGAGGATCTGGCGCGCGCCCTCGGGCTGGAGGTGCGCCAACGCGGCCCGGCGCCGGTGCATGTCAGCCTGCCGGGGCCGTGA
- a CDS encoding DODA-type extradiol aromatic ring-opening family dioxygenase: MKQPSFFLPHGGGPCFFLNESGPMPPEWQAMGAFLAKAIAELPERPKAMLVVSAHWEEPRFTVHHGDRPPLLYDYGGFPDHTYRLRWDAPGAPALAARTAQLLAETGFAADQETERGWDHGVFIPLKVAVPDADIPTAQLSLRRDLDPAAHIAVGRALAPLRDEGALIVGSGMSFHNMRLRDGSVQAVADAFDDALTAAVTDPEPASRNARLAEWETLPHARLAHPREEHLLPLMVAAGAAGDDRGQHVFRDHVIGWTVSAYRFG, translated from the coding sequence ATGAAACAGCCCAGCTTCTTCCTGCCGCACGGCGGCGGCCCCTGCTTCTTCCTCAATGAATCCGGGCCTATGCCGCCGGAATGGCAAGCCATGGGCGCCTTCTTGGCGAAGGCGATTGCCGAGCTGCCCGAACGGCCGAAAGCGATGCTGGTCGTCTCCGCCCATTGGGAGGAGCCCCGCTTCACCGTCCACCACGGCGATCGGCCGCCGCTGCTCTACGATTATGGCGGCTTTCCCGATCATACCTACAGGCTGCGCTGGGACGCCCCCGGTGCGCCCGCTTTGGCCGCACGGACGGCGCAGTTGCTCGCCGAGACAGGCTTCGCGGCCGACCAGGAGACCGAGCGTGGCTGGGACCATGGCGTCTTCATCCCGCTCAAGGTCGCGGTGCCCGATGCCGACATTCCGACGGCCCAGCTTTCGCTCCGGCGCGACCTCGACCCGGCCGCCCATATCGCCGTCGGGCGGGCGCTGGCGCCCTTGCGCGATGAGGGCGCGCTGATCGTCGGATCGGGCATGAGCTTTCACAACATGCGGCTGCGCGACGGCTCGGTTCAGGCCGTCGCCGACGCCTTCGACGACGCGCTGACGGCGGCCGTCACCGATCCCGAACCGGCATCGCGAAACGCCCGCCTCGCCGAATGGGAGACGCTTCCCCATGCGCGGCTCGCCCATCCGCGCGAGGAGCATCTCCTGCCGCTGATGGTCGCCGCGGGCGCGGCGGGCGACGACCGCGGCCAGCACGTCTTCCGCGACCATGTCATCGGCTGGACCGTCTCCGCCTACCGCTTCGGCTGA